CCCCAGGGTCCGTGGCGGTGTTTTTTTACGCCATGCTCTATGCTCCATGCTCTCTGCCTCTCTTCCTTGAACCCTAGAGTGGTCCCGTCGGTGGGGTCCCTGCCCTCCGTCTTCAGATCCGCTTGATCAGCCGAATAACGGCGACCAGGACGACCGCCCCGACCACGGCCGTGACGAACAACCCCCAGCGCGAATCGGCCGGAACGATCCCCAGAGCCCGGAACAGCCACCCCCCGAACACGGCGCCGACGATGCCGACGATGATGTCGCCCACCAGCCCGAATCCGGCCCCCCGGACGATAACCCCCGCCAGCCACCCGGCCACGGCGCCGATGACGATCAACCAGATATATTCCATCTTTATCCCCCTTAGTTGCGGGATTCTCCGCGTTTCCGCCGCGCCAGTTCTTCCACCGTCAAGCCGCTGAGGACGGAGCGGGGCAGTTCCCGAACCGGGTCGCGGGTGGAGGCGTCGGCGTCGTTCTCCTTGATCAGAAGCCAGCGGCAGCCGGAGTCGCCGGACCCGGTCCGGACCAGGGCGTAGACGCCCCGCAGTTTCTCCCCGCGAAGATCGACGACCGCCTTGCCCCCGGCCAGGGCCCGGCTCATCGCCTCCGGGCGGCCGTCCCGGCGGCTGAGGTTTTCGTAGGTCCCCCGGTCCCAGACGATCACCGCCCCGGCCCCGTACTCCCCTT
This portion of the bacterium genome encodes:
- a CDS encoding GlsB/YeaQ/YmgE family stress response membrane protein — encoded protein: MEYIWLIVIGAVAGWLAGVIVRGAGFGLVGDIIVGIVGAVFGGWLFRALGIVPADSRWGLFVTAVVGAVVLVAVIRLIKRI
- a CDS encoding DNA polymerase ligase N-terminal domain-containing protein, producing MKASAPIFVVQQHRASTLHWDFRLEVDGALASWAVPKGPSPDPKVKRLAIRVEDHPLDYAGFEGTIPEGEYGAGAVIVWDRGTYENLSRRDGRPEAMSRALAGGKAVVDLRGEKLRGVYALVRTGSGDSGCRWLLIKENDADASTRDPVRELPRSVLSGLTVEELARRKRGESRN